A genomic stretch from Shewanella sediminis HAW-EB3 includes:
- the argE gene encoding acetylornithine deacetylase, translating into MTTLPDLKSNFSQLIATPSISALEAEQDMSNQGVIDLLHNWFDDLGFQCTVQPVPNTRKKHNLVASLGTGKGGLLLAGHTDTVPFDEGRWSQDPFKLTEKDNRWYGLGTCDMKGFFALVLEAVKDMPLAQFKRPLHILASADEETTMNGAKSFAAAKSIAPDYAIIGEPTSLKPVYMHKGHLTQGIRVTGRSGHSSDPAKGLNAIEIMHQVMGQLLKLKQHLADNYREEAFSVPYPTMNFGHIHGGDAANRICGCCDLHIDIRPLPGLALEELEQMVTHYLTPINDKYPGSINVAPLYPGSESFAGDANGSWTRLVAELSANAPEVVNYATEAPYISKLGCQTLVLGPGSIEQAHQPDEYLDIAYIDQTTALLKQLIYHACIK; encoded by the coding sequence ATGACTACACTCCCGGATCTTAAAAGCAACTTTAGCCAACTTATTGCTACCCCTTCAATAAGCGCCCTCGAAGCCGAACAAGATATGAGCAACCAAGGTGTTATAGACTTATTGCATAACTGGTTTGATGATTTAGGCTTCCAATGCACAGTGCAGCCGGTGCCAAACACAAGGAAGAAACATAACTTAGTTGCTAGTTTGGGCACTGGAAAAGGGGGCTTACTGCTTGCAGGACACACGGATACTGTGCCATTTGATGAGGGACGTTGGAGCCAAGATCCATTTAAATTAACGGAAAAAGATAATCGTTGGTATGGTCTTGGCACCTGCGACATGAAGGGATTCTTTGCTCTGGTATTGGAAGCCGTTAAAGATATGCCACTGGCACAATTTAAACGCCCATTACATATACTCGCCAGTGCCGATGAAGAAACAACCATGAATGGCGCCAAGTCGTTTGCAGCAGCCAAATCGATTGCCCCTGACTATGCAATAATCGGTGAACCCACCAGTTTGAAACCTGTGTATATGCATAAGGGGCACTTAACTCAAGGTATCAGAGTTACAGGTAGAAGCGGACACTCCTCCGATCCGGCTAAAGGACTTAATGCCATAGAGATCATGCATCAAGTGATGGGGCAACTACTTAAGTTAAAACAACACTTAGCCGATAACTACCGAGAGGAGGCTTTTAGTGTTCCCTACCCTACGATGAATTTCGGTCATATTCATGGTGGCGATGCAGCTAATCGTATCTGTGGATGCTGCGATCTCCATATCGACATCCGCCCACTGCCTGGTCTGGCACTGGAAGAGTTAGAACAAATGGTGACCCATTACCTCACACCAATTAATGACAAGTATCCCGGCAGCATTAATGTTGCCCCTCTTTACCCAGGCTCCGAATCATTCGCTGGTGATGCCAATGGTAGCTGGACCCGTCTGGTAGCAGAGTTGTCGGCAAACGCACCAGAAGTCGTCAATTATGCCACCGAAGCCCCCTATATCTCTAAACTTGGTTGTCAAACACTCGTATTAGGGCCCGGCAGTATAGAGCAAGCTCATCAACCCGACGAGTATCTCGACATTGCCTATATAGATCAAACAACAGCCCTACTAAAACAGCTTATCTATCATGCATGTATCAAGTAA
- the ppc gene encoding phosphoenolpyruvate carboxylase produces the protein MADMYASLRSNVGTLGQILGETIRTNLDDAFLEKIEQIRQLAKSSRQGDEAARDEMLKLLTALPDNELVPFAKAFNQFLNLANIAEQFHTISRNCDELVCVPDPVEQLLGRVLSSNIDQEKMLDCLENLDIDLVLTAHPTEISRRTLIQKYASVIDILAALENPQLTEREKKQQHLRLRQLIAQIWHTNEIRNERPTPVDEARWGLSTIEVSLWQAIPDFLRQLNEQVEERTGKQLPTDIAPVRFSSWMGGDRDGNPFVTAKVTQEVLDRNRHTAARLYLKDIVVLVNDLSVEEANAELLEYTNNSLEPYRDVLKDLRQKLRNTVDYLNARLEGHSPEIDLSSIIWHESDLKEPLLMLYRSLTDSGMSLIAHGLLLDILRRIACFGIHMLRLDIRQDAERHSDVIAELTRYLGMGDYNHWDESEKQAFLLRELTGKRPLIPSNWQPSDDVAEVVSTCRLIATQPARALGSYVISMASKPSDVLTVLLLLKETGCPHPMRVVPLFETLDDLNNASSCMTALFAIDWYRGYTKGHQEVMIGYSDSAKDAGVMAAAWAQYHAQEELVEVSRQAEVKLTLFHGRGGTIGRGGGPAHEAILSQPPGSVDGRIRVTEQGEMIRFKFGLPKLAVQSLALYTSAVMEATLLPPPEPKPEWRACMQKLAEESVDAYRSIVRDEPDFVAYFRAATPEVELGKLPLGSRPAKRRVDGGIESLRAIPWIFAWSQNRLMLPAWLGAGEALQAASDRGEMALLQEMEQDWPFFKTRISMLEMVYAKAEPNLAKYYETCLVPENLHHLGEALRTRLATGIKAVLELTQSNALMEHTPWNRESVTLRNPYIDPLNFVQAELLARTRKEEEASTNVELALMITIAGVAAGMRNTG, from the coding sequence ATGGCAGATATGTATGCGTCTTTAAGGTCAAATGTGGGTACCTTAGGGCAAATTCTTGGTGAGACAATACGCACCAATTTAGACGATGCTTTTCTTGAAAAGATCGAGCAGATCCGTCAACTGGCAAAGAGTTCTCGGCAAGGAGATGAAGCAGCAAGAGATGAGATGCTCAAACTGCTCACTGCACTGCCAGATAATGAACTGGTTCCCTTCGCAAAAGCCTTTAACCAATTTCTCAACTTGGCTAATATCGCCGAACAGTTTCACACCATCAGTCGCAACTGTGACGAACTGGTCTGTGTCCCAGACCCGGTTGAACAGCTGTTAGGGCGAGTACTGAGTAGCAACATAGATCAAGAGAAGATGCTCGATTGTCTGGAAAATTTAGATATCGACTTGGTACTGACAGCGCATCCGACAGAGATTTCTCGCCGAACACTCATTCAAAAATATGCATCGGTGATCGATATTTTGGCTGCATTGGAAAATCCGCAGCTCACCGAAAGAGAGAAGAAACAACAGCACCTGCGCTTGCGTCAATTGATTGCCCAGATTTGGCATACCAATGAGATCAGAAATGAAAGGCCAACCCCTGTCGACGAAGCGCGTTGGGGCCTGAGCACGATCGAAGTCTCTCTCTGGCAGGCTATTCCCGATTTTCTCAGACAACTCAACGAACAGGTTGAGGAACGCACAGGCAAACAACTGCCTACGGATATAGCGCCGGTACGCTTCTCGAGCTGGATGGGGGGAGACCGTGATGGCAACCCTTTCGTAACCGCAAAAGTCACTCAAGAGGTACTCGATCGTAACCGTCACACGGCGGCCCGTCTCTACCTGAAAGATATTGTCGTGCTTGTTAATGACCTCTCGGTGGAAGAAGCCAATGCAGAATTATTGGAATATACTAATAATAGCCTTGAGCCCTATAGAGATGTACTTAAAGACCTTAGACAAAAATTACGTAACACCGTTGACTACCTTAATGCGCGCCTCGAAGGTCACAGCCCTGAAATAGACCTAAGCTCAATAATTTGGCACGAAAGCGATCTAAAAGAGCCACTATTAATGCTATATAGAAGTCTAACAGACTCAGGTATGAGCCTGATCGCCCATGGACTCTTGTTAGATATTTTACGTCGCATCGCCTGTTTTGGCATTCACATGCTAAGGCTGGATATCAGGCAGGATGCCGAACGCCATAGCGATGTCATTGCTGAGTTAACCCGTTACTTAGGCATGGGCGATTACAACCATTGGGATGAGAGTGAAAAACAAGCATTTCTCCTGAGAGAGCTAACAGGCAAGCGACCGCTGATCCCATCTAACTGGCAACCCAGTGATGATGTTGCAGAAGTCGTGAGTACCTGTCGCCTTATAGCGACTCAACCAGCTCGAGCCCTTGGGTCCTATGTTATCTCCATGGCCAGCAAGCCGTCGGACGTTTTAACCGTTTTATTGTTATTAAAAGAAACGGGCTGTCCACACCCTATGCGGGTCGTTCCTTTATTTGAGACTCTCGATGATCTCAATAATGCCTCGAGTTGTATGACTGCACTATTTGCTATTGATTGGTATCGTGGTTACACCAAAGGCCATCAAGAAGTCATGATAGGTTACTCAGATTCGGCAAAAGATGCCGGTGTGATGGCCGCAGCCTGGGCTCAATATCATGCTCAAGAAGAGCTGGTAGAGGTAAGCAGACAAGCAGAAGTTAAGTTAACCTTATTTCATGGCCGAGGCGGCACTATTGGACGTGGCGGCGGACCTGCGCATGAGGCGATCCTTTCACAACCACCAGGCTCTGTCGATGGTCGCATTCGAGTTACAGAACAAGGCGAGATGATCCGCTTTAAGTTTGGCCTGCCTAAACTCGCAGTTCAAAGCCTAGCCCTGTATACCTCTGCGGTAATGGAGGCAACCCTCCTGCCGCCTCCGGAACCTAAGCCCGAATGGCGCGCCTGTATGCAAAAGCTAGCCGAAGAGTCGGTCGATGCCTATCGCTCCATTGTGAGAGACGAGCCTGATTTTGTCGCCTATTTCCGCGCAGCAACCCCAGAGGTTGAACTGGGTAAATTACCTTTAGGTAGCAGACCGGCAAAACGTAGAGTCGATGGAGGAATCGAAAGTCTACGTGCAATACCTTGGATATTTGCATGGTCACAGAACCGCTTGATGTTACCCGCATGGCTTGGAGCCGGTGAAGCCCTGCAAGCGGCAAGCGATCGTGGAGAGATGGCATTACTACAGGAGATGGAACAAGATTGGCCATTCTTCAAGACTCGTATATCTATGTTAGAGATGGTCTACGCTAAGGCTGAACCAAACCTCGCAAAATATTATGAAACGTGCTTAGTACCAGAAAACCTCCACCATTTGGGTGAAGCACTTCGCACTCGTCTGGCGACGGGTATCAAAGCCGTCTTAGAATTAACCCAGTCTAATGCTCTTATGGAGCACACCCCCTGGAATAGAGAGTCTGTGACGCTTCGCAACCCCTACATCGACCCCCTTAACTTTGTGCAAGCAGAACTGTTAGCGCGTACTCGTAAAGAAGAGGAAGCGTCGACCAATGTAGAACTGGCGTTGATGATAACCATTGCTGGAGTTGCAGCAGGCATGAGAAATACCGGCTAA
- a CDS encoding ornithine carbamoyltransferase, which produces MNHLLSIKDLSQEQLKDLLALAKKIKGNPAEYRNALDGKSVVMLFEKPSLRTRVSFDIGINKLGGHCLYLDQQNGALGKREPVSDFAANISCWADAIVARTFLHSTIEGLAEHGSVPVINALSDLYHPCQGLADFLTLSEKFDDVSKVKLAYVGDGNNVTHSLMYGAAILGATMTVICPPGQFPDGQVVVEAQSLAAQHGGQLILTSDIEEIAQQDAIYTDTWISMGDDSNLSDIEAKFKPYQVNAAMMKKAGANFFMHCLPAYRGVEVTADVVDGEGSLILQQAENRMHAQNAVLVTLLGQ; this is translated from the coding sequence ATGAACCATCTACTATCGATAAAGGACTTAAGTCAGGAGCAGCTCAAAGATTTGTTGGCTCTTGCTAAAAAGATTAAAGGAAATCCAGCTGAGTACCGTAATGCGCTGGATGGGAAGAGTGTGGTTATGCTATTTGAGAAGCCCTCTTTAAGAACCCGTGTTAGTTTTGATATCGGTATTAATAAGTTAGGAGGTCATTGTCTCTATTTGGATCAGCAAAATGGTGCGCTGGGTAAACGCGAGCCCGTTTCTGATTTTGCTGCCAATATTTCCTGTTGGGCCGATGCTATTGTGGCGAGAACCTTTCTTCACTCGACTATTGAGGGCTTGGCTGAGCATGGAAGTGTGCCGGTGATAAATGCTTTATCAGATCTGTATCACCCCTGTCAGGGATTAGCCGACTTTTTAACCCTGTCTGAGAAATTTGATGATGTCAGCAAGGTAAAACTGGCATACGTCGGTGATGGAAATAATGTGACGCATTCACTCATGTATGGGGCGGCTATTTTGGGTGCGACAATGACAGTTATCTGCCCTCCTGGGCAGTTCCCCGACGGGCAGGTGGTTGTGGAAGCTCAATCTTTAGCGGCTCAGCATGGCGGTCAGTTAATACTCACTTCTGACATTGAAGAGATCGCTCAGCAAGATGCTATCTATACTGATACTTGGATCTCTATGGGAGACGATTCTAATCTGAGTGATATCGAGGCTAAATTTAAACCCTATCAAGTTAATGCTGCAATGATGAAGAAAGCGGGCGCTAACTTCTTTATGCATTGTCTGCCTGCATATCGTGGTGTTGAAGTTACTGCCGATGTAGTCGATGGCGAAGGTTCACTTATTTTGCAACAGGCTGAAAACCGCATGCATGCACAAAATGCAGTACTTGTGACCCTATTGGGTCAATAA
- a CDS encoding argininosuccinate synthase — MSNETKKTGVKKVVLAYSGGLDTSAIIPWLKETYDNCEIIAFCADVGQGDAELEGLHEKAISSGASECYIVDLKEELVADYIYPTIATGAIYEGTYLLGTSMARPIIAKAQVEVARKVGADAVCHGCTGKGNDQVRFEGCFAALAPDLKVIAPWREWEMVSREDLLDYLAERNIETTSSVTKIYSRDANAWHISHEGGELEDPWNEPTKGVWTMTVAPEDAPNEPEYVSLELEQGKITKVNGASLSPYGALTVLNEIAGAHGVGRIDITENRLVGMKSRGCYETPGGTVMFAALRAIEELVLDKSSREWREQIGAQMAHLVYDGRWFTPLCESLLAASIPLANLVSGEVVIKLYKGQAHAVKKRSENSLYSEEFATFGEDDVYNQKDAEGFIRLYSLASRIRALKAK, encoded by the coding sequence ATGTCTAACGAAACGAAAAAAACAGGTGTTAAAAAGGTTGTTCTGGCTTATTCAGGCGGTCTTGATACCTCGGCGATTATTCCTTGGTTGAAAGAGACCTATGATAATTGTGAAATCATCGCTTTCTGTGCCGATGTGGGCCAAGGTGATGCGGAGCTGGAGGGATTGCATGAGAAAGCCATCTCTTCCGGTGCATCTGAGTGCTACATCGTCGATCTGAAAGAAGAGCTGGTGGCAGATTATATCTACCCGACTATCGCTACCGGTGCGATCTATGAAGGGACCTATTTATTAGGTACATCGATGGCCAGACCTATTATCGCTAAGGCGCAGGTTGAAGTTGCACGTAAAGTCGGGGCCGATGCCGTCTGCCATGGCTGTACCGGCAAAGGAAACGATCAGGTACGTTTCGAAGGTTGTTTTGCTGCTCTTGCACCAGACCTCAAGGTGATTGCTCCTTGGCGTGAGTGGGAGATGGTTAGCCGTGAAGATCTGCTGGATTACCTTGCCGAGCGTAATATCGAAACGACTTCCTCTGTGACGAAGATCTATAGCCGTGATGCGAATGCCTGGCATATCTCCCATGAAGGTGGCGAGTTAGAAGATCCATGGAATGAGCCGACTAAAGGCGTGTGGACTATGACCGTCGCGCCTGAGGACGCTCCCAATGAGCCTGAGTACGTATCATTAGAGCTTGAGCAAGGCAAGATCACTAAAGTTAATGGTGCATCACTTTCTCCTTACGGGGCTCTTACGGTGTTAAATGAGATCGCCGGTGCTCATGGGGTTGGCAGAATCGATATTACCGAGAATAGACTCGTGGGAATGAAGTCTCGTGGCTGTTACGAAACTCCGGGTGGCACAGTTATGTTTGCCGCACTAAGAGCCATAGAAGAGTTAGTGTTAGATAAGAGTAGTCGTGAATGGCGTGAGCAGATTGGTGCTCAGATGGCTCACCTTGTTTATGATGGCCGTTGGTTTACGCCATTATGTGAGTCCCTACTGGCTGCATCAATACCTCTGGCTAATTTGGTCAGTGGTGAAGTCGTTATTAAACTCTATAAGGGGCAAGCTCACGCAGTAAAGAAGCGTTCAGAAAACAGCCTCTACTCAGAAGAGTTCGCGACGTTTGGTGAGGACGATGTCTATAACCAGAAAGATGCCGAAGGTTTCATTCGCCTTTACTCTTTAGCCAGCCGTATCAGGGCGTTAAAGGCTAAGTAA
- the argC gene encoding N-acetyl-gamma-glutamyl-phosphate reductase, giving the protein MKSIAIIGASGYTGAQITSLINADENLMIQGLYVSENSLDKGKPLSDLYPSYSHISLSLSPLCDDAKMLIVEQADAVVLATDHAVSLHLAAWFYQKGLTVFDLSGAYRFSDVEQYPKWYGFNHEYQDVLSDAVYGLAEWNSEQIASSKMIAVPGCYPTASLTALKPIGMFLTDAFPVINAVSGVTGAGRKAQLHTSFCEVSLTPYGVLGHRHQPEIATQLGQEVIFTPHLGNFKRGILATITVQLKPESTEADVAAAYAVYDDAPLITVKQNQFPKVDDVVNTPNCHLGWKFDPETHYLVVASAIDNLMKGAASQAHQCIRIHFNY; this is encoded by the coding sequence ATGAAAAGCATTGCTATCATTGGCGCCAGTGGATACACGGGCGCACAAATTACCTCTCTCATTAATGCCGATGAAAACTTGATGATTCAAGGCTTGTATGTTTCGGAAAATAGTTTAGATAAAGGTAAGCCTTTGTCAGACTTATACCCAAGCTACAGTCATATTTCACTCTCTCTTTCTCCTCTCTGTGATGACGCAAAAATGCTCATTGTTGAGCAGGCCGATGCGGTGGTTCTTGCAACCGACCATGCCGTGAGCTTGCATCTGGCTGCATGGTTCTATCAAAAGGGCTTAACCGTATTTGATCTTAGTGGCGCATATCGTTTTTCAGATGTAGAACAATATCCTAAATGGTATGGCTTTAATCATGAATATCAAGATGTTCTCTCAGATGCTGTCTATGGATTAGCCGAGTGGAATAGTGAGCAAATCGCTAGTAGTAAGATGATTGCTGTTCCCGGCTGTTATCCAACAGCATCTCTAACGGCACTGAAACCTATTGGCATGTTTTTAACCGATGCATTTCCGGTTATTAATGCCGTCAGTGGTGTGACTGGTGCCGGCAGAAAAGCGCAGCTACATACCAGTTTTTGTGAAGTCAGCTTGACTCCCTATGGTGTGCTGGGTCATAGGCATCAACCTGAGATTGCCACTCAGCTGGGACAAGAGGTCATATTTACTCCTCATCTTGGCAACTTTAAGCGTGGAATTTTGGCGACGATCACGGTGCAGTTAAAACCAGAAAGCACCGAAGCCGATGTCGCAGCAGCATATGCTGTTTATGATGATGCTCCACTCATTACGGTCAAGCAAAACCAATTCCCTAAGGTCGATGACGTCGTTAACACTCCAAACTGCCACCTGGGGTGGAAGTTCGATCCAGAGACTCACTATCTCGTTGTCGCGAGTGCGATTGATAACTTGATGAAGGGAGCCGCAAGCCAAGCTCATCAATGCATAAGGATTCACTTTAATTATTAA
- the argB gene encoding acetylglutamate kinase: protein MSVNKSTLVLKVGGALMQCEMGMARLMETAAKMIASGQQLIMVHGGGCLVEEQLTANGMTTEKLDGLRVTPQEQVPVIVGALAGTSNKILQGAAIKAGVTCVGMSLGDGDMVSAKVKDPRLGFVGEVSPKSATYLEFILSQGWMPIVSSIAIDAAGQLLNVNADQAATVLAKLVDGKLVLLSDVSGVLDGKGQLIKSLNRSQVEELTNIGVIEKGMKVKVEAALEVAESMGQPVQVASWRHAEQLIALSNGEAVGTQIQPD from the coding sequence ATGTCAGTAAATAAAAGCACGTTAGTACTAAAGGTTGGTGGTGCCCTGATGCAATGTGAAATGGGCATGGCCAGATTGATGGAAACGGCGGCTAAGATGATCGCCAGCGGCCAGCAGCTGATTATGGTTCATGGCGGAGGTTGTTTAGTCGAAGAGCAGTTAACCGCAAATGGTATGACGACAGAGAAACTGGATGGGTTGAGAGTGACGCCACAAGAGCAGGTACCTGTTATTGTCGGAGCATTAGCCGGAACCTCTAATAAAATTCTCCAAGGGGCTGCGATAAAAGCGGGTGTGACCTGTGTTGGCATGAGCTTAGGTGATGGCGATATGGTTTCAGCTAAAGTTAAAGATCCGCGTTTAGGCTTTGTCGGTGAGGTCAGCCCGAAAAGTGCAACATACCTGGAGTTCATTTTATCTCAAGGATGGATGCCGATAGTCAGTTCTATTGCCATCGATGCAGCGGGTCAGTTATTAAATGTTAACGCCGATCAAGCGGCAACAGTGTTAGCCAAACTTGTCGATGGAAAATTGGTTTTACTCTCTGATGTTTCAGGTGTTTTAGATGGTAAAGGACAGCTAATCAAGAGCTTAAACCGTTCTCAAGTCGAAGAGTTGACAAATATCGGTGTTATCGAGAAAGGGATGAAGGTTAAAGTGGAGGCGGCATTGGAAGTGGCTGAATCGATGGGACAGCCGGTACAGGTTGCTTCATGGCGTCATGCCGAACAATTGATTGCGTTATCAAATGGCGAAGCGGTAGGGACACAGATCCAGCCTGATTAA
- a CDS encoding DUF1439 domain-containing protein gives MKIFRSLIPLFMLLLTGCVSQYSITESELEGYLSDEIHFEVKEGNQFFGIEMRINNIDVKLGHKPGIMSVTADSVVKVRNPLLPINADMKTTFEAEPWYDAQSHSVYLRQLRLIGIESNPKDIEKAVKQVAPQMMGFLTHFLETQPVYVLDTSDSNQALIAEMTKRIKVMPGKLKLIFD, from the coding sequence ATGAAGATATTTAGATCCCTTATCCCGCTCTTCATGCTGTTGCTGACTGGATGTGTGAGTCAGTACAGCATCACCGAGAGTGAATTAGAAGGCTATCTATCTGATGAGATACATTTCGAGGTCAAAGAGGGGAATCAATTCTTTGGCATTGAGATGCGCATCAATAATATAGATGTAAAACTTGGGCATAAGCCAGGCATCATGTCAGTTACCGCAGACAGCGTGGTCAAGGTAAGAAACCCATTATTGCCTATTAACGCAGATATGAAGACGACCTTCGAAGCTGAGCCTTGGTACGATGCCCAAAGCCATAGTGTTTATTTGAGGCAACTCAGGCTTATCGGCATTGAATCTAATCCAAAAGATATTGAGAAAGCGGTCAAACAGGTTGCTCCTCAGATGATGGGCTTTCTTACTCATTTCTTGGAAACTCAGCCAGTATATGTACTGGATACTTCAGACTCAAACCAGGCTTTAATTGCCGAGATGACTAAGAGAATCAAGGTTATGCCAGGCAAACTTAAGCTGATCTTTGATTAA
- the argH gene encoding argininosuccinate lyase codes for MALWGGRFSQESSALFKLFNDSLPVDYRLVEQDIVGSIAWAGAITQVGILSEAECQQLQQALKELLGEVEEKPELILASGAEDIHSFVELSLIAKVGDLGKKLHTGRSRNDQVATDLKLWCKKEGQQQLLLLKALRQALLELAERELDAVMPGYTHLQRAQPVAFGHWCLAYVEMFERDISRLEDALKRADTCPLGTGALAGTAYPMDRYKLAESLGFASPTLNSLDTVSDRDHVVEICSDASISMMHLSRMAEDLIFFNSGEAGFIDLDDEVTSGSSLMPQKKNPDALELIRGKTGRVYGSLIGILTTMKALPLAYNKDMQEDKEGLFDVMDSWAICLEMAALVLSGLKVNRENTLSAAQQGYANSTELADYLVAKGMPFREAHHVVGEVVVKAIAQKKPLEDFELKDLQSFSEIITSDVYDCLTIESCLEKREALGGTALPQVRAALATKLAASE; via the coding sequence ATGGCATTATGGGGTGGAAGATTTAGCCAGGAGAGTAGCGCGCTATTTAAATTATTCAATGACTCATTGCCTGTCGATTACCGCTTGGTCGAGCAAGATATTGTCGGCTCGATAGCTTGGGCCGGTGCTATCACCCAGGTGGGGATTTTGTCTGAAGCTGAGTGTCAGCAACTACAACAGGCATTAAAAGAGCTATTGGGTGAAGTGGAAGAGAAGCCTGAGCTTATTCTGGCGTCGGGTGCCGAAGACATTCACAGTTTTGTCGAACTATCTTTGATTGCTAAAGTCGGGGATCTTGGAAAAAAACTTCATACTGGGCGTTCACGCAATGATCAAGTAGCAACCGATCTTAAGCTTTGGTGTAAGAAAGAGGGTCAGCAGCAACTGTTGTTGCTTAAAGCGTTAAGGCAAGCGCTATTAGAGCTGGCAGAAAGAGAACTTGACGCTGTTATGCCAGGTTACACACATCTTCAGCGTGCACAACCAGTGGCTTTCGGGCATTGGTGCTTAGCCTATGTTGAGATGTTTGAGCGTGATATTAGTCGTTTAGAAGATGCGCTCAAACGTGCCGATACTTGTCCTCTGGGAACGGGGGCACTTGCAGGTACTGCATATCCTATGGATAGGTATAAGCTGGCGGAATCCTTGGGTTTCGCGTCGCCGACACTCAATAGTTTAGATACTGTGTCGGACAGGGACCATGTAGTTGAGATCTGCAGTGATGCTTCAATTAGCATGATGCACCTAAGCCGTATGGCGGAAGATCTTATCTTCTTTAACAGCGGTGAAGCCGGTTTCATCGACCTCGATGATGAAGTTACATCCGGATCTTCACTAATGCCACAGAAGAAGAATCCTGATGCACTCGAGTTAATCCGTGGTAAAACGGGCCGGGTTTATGGCAGCCTTATCGGTATATTAACGACCATGAAGGCACTGCCGTTAGCCTACAACAAAGATATGCAGGAAGACAAAGAGGGCTTATTTGATGTGATGGATAGCTGGGCTATCTGTCTCGAAATGGCTGCTTTAGTGCTAAGTGGTTTAAAGGTTAATCGTGAAAACACCTTAAGTGCTGCGCAGCAGGGCTATGCAAATTCTACCGAACTTGCAGACTACCTTGTAGCTAAAGGTATGCCATTTAGAGAGGCACATCATGTCGTCGGTGAAGTCGTGGTTAAAGCGATAGCGCAGAAGAAACCCTTAGAGGATTTTGAGCTGAAAGACCTGCAATCATTTTCAGAAATTATCACAAGTGATGTGTATGATTGTCTGACAATTGAATCATGTCTTGAGAAACGAGAAGCGCTAGGCGGAACAGCTTTACCCCAGGTCAGAGCCGCATTGGCAACAAAATTAGCCGCTTCTGAGTAG